In a single window of the Streptomyces sp. HUAS ZL42 genome:
- a CDS encoding replication-relaxation family protein has protein sequence MTDVDTGGGDRLALAVLTQYRMATTEQMHRVIAPGVRREQTRRRLAKLRDEGLIDRITLPRAGRLRVWFPTPYGVQIASEWPELRGRKPPKTVSDPTAARLRVGHTLTVTETALVFLEDARRRGELCRPLDWIPEVHHPLGGGEAVIPDALMYYRQGPEGGDGPMLRAFVEVDRATMGPERLAAKPTAYARLHNYVPTSPGQRRPAFGQEPAREAWRRHYPIFPRLLFVLDGTGPAGVTTRIHALHVAAEDPALMLFLRTVPVLAAALADLRTDGPSQPVWYPVRDPDRRVAWSWSPHA, from the coding sequence ATGACTGACGTTGATACCGGTGGTGGTGACCGGTTGGCGCTGGCGGTGCTGACGCAGTACCGGATGGCCACCACCGAACAGATGCACCGGGTGATCGCCCCTGGAGTGCGCAGGGAGCAGACGCGGCGACGGCTGGCCAAATTGCGCGATGAGGGGCTCATCGACCGCATCACCCTGCCCCGGGCCGGACGGCTGCGGGTGTGGTTTCCCACCCCCTACGGTGTCCAAATCGCCTCGGAGTGGCCCGAGTTGCGCGGGCGGAAGCCACCGAAGACGGTTTCCGATCCAACTGCCGCGCGACTGCGAGTCGGGCACACGCTGACAGTGACGGAGACTGCGCTCGTCTTCCTCGAGGACGCGCGCCGCCGCGGCGAGCTGTGCCGGCCGCTGGACTGGATACCCGAGGTCCACCACCCCCTCGGCGGCGGCGAGGCCGTCATTCCCGACGCGTTGATGTACTACCGGCAGGGCCCTGAGGGCGGGGATGGGCCGATGCTGCGGGCGTTCGTCGAGGTCGACCGGGCCACCATGGGCCCGGAACGCCTGGCCGCGAAACCCACCGCCTACGCCCGCCTCCACAACTACGTGCCCACCTCCCCGGGTCAGCGTCGTCCGGCCTTCGGGCAGGAGCCGGCGCGGGAGGCATGGCGGCGGCACTACCCGATCTTCCCCCGCCTGTTGTTCGTCCTGGACGGCACCGGCCCCGCCGGCGTCACCACCCGCATCCACGCCCTGCACGTGGCCGCCGAGGACCCGGCGCTGATGCTGTTCCTGCGCACGGTCCCTGTCCTGGCCGCAGCCCTGGCAGACCTGCGCACCGACGGCCCGTCCCAGCCCGTGTGGTATCCCGTCCGGGACCCCGATCGCAGGGTCGCCTGGAGCTGGTCGCCGCATGCCTAG
- a CDS encoding TIGR02679 family protein produces the protein MNSPGQPSLPGEPDAGVDRDRLGRLLGDPGLAWLIERVRRRLERDEPLTGPVTLAAPTTAERAAAERLLGRSPGAGRSLTVRLDAVDEVLRRSGISPEGLAAAVTALTGPIARLADVREQEANAWQEAYAPLATLGPELSEWTDKLRKDGLVRRLARTPQAAKTLLTDAAAALRALPADPAVSLPAFAAGTLGDAHALDEGTPLATVVLSGVRALTGFPDGSGAEWRREAWASAGLLRDALSSTVLTLGLRGTPALDWMTDEGEPAVLTLRQLTHTPPRTAPTVVYACENPTVLATAADTHGPTCPPLVCLQGQPSAAALTLLRHLHTHGSTLRYHGDFDWGGLRIADALLRRVPWQPWRYTAADYRNAAAATPLAPPLTGTPATAAWDPDLAAALTELGVRIEEETVLDTLLTDLV, from the coding sequence GTGAACAGCCCCGGGCAACCCTCGCTCCCTGGGGAACCCGACGCGGGCGTCGACCGCGACCGCCTCGGCCGCCTGCTCGGTGACCCCGGCCTGGCCTGGCTGATCGAGCGCGTCAGGCGCCGCCTGGAACGGGACGAACCCCTCACCGGCCCGGTCACGCTGGCCGCCCCCACCACCGCCGAGCGCGCCGCCGCCGAACGGCTGCTGGGCCGCAGCCCGGGCGCAGGGCGCTCGCTGACCGTGCGCCTGGACGCGGTGGACGAGGTGCTGCGCCGCTCCGGAATCAGCCCCGAGGGCCTCGCTGCAGCCGTCACCGCCCTCACCGGTCCCATCGCCCGGCTGGCCGACGTACGCGAACAGGAGGCGAACGCCTGGCAGGAGGCGTACGCCCCACTGGCCACGCTGGGGCCCGAACTGTCGGAGTGGACCGACAAGTTGCGCAAGGACGGCCTCGTGCGCCGCCTGGCGCGCACCCCGCAGGCGGCGAAGACGCTGCTCACCGATGCCGCGGCGGCCCTGCGGGCACTGCCCGCCGACCCGGCGGTGTCGCTGCCCGCCTTCGCCGCGGGAACGCTCGGTGATGCCCATGCTCTCGACGAAGGAACCCCGCTCGCGACGGTTGTCCTGTCCGGGGTGCGCGCCCTGACCGGCTTCCCGGACGGCAGCGGAGCCGAGTGGCGCCGCGAGGCCTGGGCCTCGGCCGGCCTGCTCAGGGATGCCCTCTCCTCCACCGTCCTCACTCTGGGCCTACGCGGCACCCCCGCCCTCGACTGGATGACCGACGAGGGCGAACCGGCCGTCCTGACCCTGCGCCAACTCACCCACACCCCGCCGAGAACGGCACCGACGGTCGTGTACGCGTGCGAGAACCCGACCGTCCTGGCCACCGCGGCCGACACCCACGGCCCAACCTGCCCACCCCTGGTCTGTCTCCAGGGCCAGCCCTCGGCCGCCGCCCTCACCCTGCTACGCCACCTCCACACCCACGGCTCCACCCTCCGCTACCACGGCGACTTCGACTGGGGCGGCCTGCGCATCGCCGACGCCCTGCTGCGCCGCGTCCCCTGGCAGCCCTGGCGCTACACCGCTGCCGACTACCGCAACGCGGCCGCCGCCACACCCCTGGCCCCACCCCTGACCGGCACACCAGCCACCGCCGCATGGGACCCCGACCTGGCCGCGGCCCTGACCGAACTCGGCGTGCGCATCGAGGAAGAGACCGTCCTGGACACCCTCCTCACCGACCTCGTGTAG